ATTGAAGTTCTCGCGCAGGGCCTTGGCATCAAACGTCGCCTTACCGATCGTGCAATGCACGACACCCGCCTTATCGGCGCGATAACGCACCTGACCCGCTTTGGCATTACGCACAGCACCCGCCACGTCTGGCGTCACGGTGCCGACTTTTGGATTCGGCATCAAACCGCGCGGCCCCAGGATCTGACCCAACTGGCCGACGATACGCATCGCATCAGGTGATGCAATCACAACGTCGAAATCCATCTTGCCAGCCTTGATCGTCTCAGCCAGATCTTCAAAGCCTACGATGTCAGCGCCGGCAGCTTTCGCCGCATCAGCGTTAGCGCCTTGAGCGAACACAGCCACACGCACCACTTTACCGGTACCGTTCGGCAGCACGGTGGAACCGCGCACAACCTGATCCGATTTGCGCGGATCGATACCCAGATTCACGGCCACATCGACGGCTTCGCTGAACTTGGCGGTTGCCAGTTCCTTCACCAGCGCGATGGCTTTATCAATGCTGTACTGCTGGCTGGGCGTAACCTTTGCCG
This is a stretch of genomic DNA from Gammaproteobacteria bacterium. It encodes these proteins:
- the rplA gene encoding 50S ribosomal protein L1; protein product: MTKREKVFAAKVTPSQQYSIDKAIALVKELATAKFSEAVDVAVNLGIDPRKSDQVVRGSTVLPNGTGKVVRVAVFAQGANADAAKAAGADIVGFEDLAETIKAGKMDFDVVIASPDAMRIVGQLGQILGPRGLMPNPKVGTVTPDVAGAVRNAKAGQVRYRADKAGVVHCTIGKATFDAKALRENFNALVADLNKAKPSTAKGIYMKKITLSSTMGPGIVVDRASLEA